GATCCAGAACCTGCAGGCATCATTCGTATCACGCCGTGTCCCCCAGATGCGTGGCTTATAAGGCGGTTCGGGATCCTCCCCGAATACCGGGGACGAGGTTTCGGAACGTTGCTTCTCGACTTGATAGAAAAGGAAGCGGGTAGGGTAGGGGTGAGGCGTCTCATCCTTTATTGTGTTGTCGAACGCTTCCTTGTTCCATATTATCAACGACATGGATTCAGCCTGACCAGCATTGCGCCGCACACTGATAAGCCTCTTACCGTTGCTACGATGGAAAAGATTCTTTCTGGGAGTTCCATCATAGACACCATGCCCGGTGCCATTATTGACCCCGAATGGGACATCTTTCCCCAAGGGGGACTCTACGTTTTGTGGCTTTACATGCCTGAAACGAGGGCGATCCGTGTCGGAAGTCTGGGAGAATATTCATTCGGCAGGGGGATGTATGCCTATATCGGCTCCGGCGCCAGGCGTCTCGCAGGTCGCCTCCGACGCCATTGGGCAGGCGGTCGAAGTCTTCGCTGGCATGTAGACTGGCTACGGGCGGCAGCCAGGCCTGTGGGCATTGACATTGTGCCGAATTTACCGCCGGATTCGGCCGGTAGCGGACTACCAGCCCCACAAGATATTGAACATTCCCCGCGGATTCTTTCAGAATGTGAGCTTGCTGATTCCCTGTCCATGGTGCCGGGCGCGATT
This portion of the Bacillota bacterium genome encodes:
- a CDS encoding GNAT family N-acetyltransferase, giving the protein MHELNEAHLSLIADLTRKAFSMPYIHSPGLPAPGAVFETEEEIMGELKAGTRVFALYLDRGQDAGGPNDPEPAGIIRITPCPPDAWLIRRFGILPEYRGRGFGTLLLDLIEKEAGRVGVRRLILYCVVERFLVPYYQRHGFSLTSIAPHTDKPLTVATMEKILSGSSIIDTMPGAIIDPEWDIFPQGGLYVLWLYMPETRAIRVGSLGEYSFGRGMYAYIGSGARRLAGRLRRHWAGGRSLRWHVDWLRAAARPVGIDIVPNLPPDSAGSGLPAPQDIEHSPRILSECELADSLSMVPGAIRFIPRFGASDCACAGHLFSISQDSIAYSLPRSWEKRLLCCYRYSWTAIV